The Neodiprion virginianus isolate iyNeoVirg1 chromosome 5, iyNeoVirg1.1, whole genome shotgun sequence genome contains a region encoding:
- the LOC124305033 gene encoding uncharacterized protein LOC124305033: MSYPLTPGDVDEVRHFWIRSVQQTYFAAELKILSKGSHHKSNPRANLTPGGRPTQAFTSAALSKTPPDLTKNVATNGSYWILGGQAPVRAHILRCVTCARLRGLQAQQLMGQLPPARVTPSQAFLYSGLDYAGPFTIKTWRGRAAKTYKGYFAVFVCFATSAVYFELVTDYTSEAFIAAYRRFSGRRGICHTLYSDCGTNFIGADAELELSSKLAQQK; this comes from the exons ATGAGCTACCCGCTCACACCTGGGGACGTGGATGAGGTAAGACACTTCTGGATACGTAGCGTGCAACAAACATACTTCGCGGCTGAGTTGAAAATACTTTCGAAAGGATCTCATCATAAGAGTAACCCTCGCGCCAACCTTACCCCCGGTGGGCGGCCGACTCAAGCATTCACTTCTGCAGCCCTAAGCAAAACACCCCCCGATCTTACCAAGAACGTCGCGACTAACGGC TCGTACTGGATTTTGGGCGGCCAAGCTCCGGTTCGCGCCCACATTCTTCGATGCGTCACCTGTGCAAGACTTCGCGGACTTCAAGCTCAGCAGCTTATGGGACAACTTCCGCCCGCCCGAGTCACGCCTTCACAAGCCTTCCTTTACTCTGGTCTCGATTACGCAGGTCCCTTCACCATAAAGACTTGGCGCGGACGAGCAGCAAAAACCTACAAGGGCTATTTCGCCGTCTTCGTTTGCTTCGCTACTTCTGCAGTCTACTTCGAACTCGTCACCGACTACACTTCAGAAGCCTTCATTGCCGCATATCGGCGGTTTTCAGGACGGCGAGGCATCTGCCACACATTGTACAGCGACTGTGGCACTAACTTCATCGGAGCTGACGCGGAACTCGAGCTCTCTTCAAAGCTGGCTCAGCAGAAATGA
- the LOC124305034 gene encoding uncharacterized protein LOC124305034, translating to MAASINILGIGSRSAGRTRGAATVTLSSIYDSTSNFKVTAFVLNILTPTLPSFTTSIQWEHLRGLLLADPDFSRPGPIDVIIGADSYGLLVEPEIIRGRTTEPIAQRTLLGWIVLGPVNDSTSSSVRVQHTSIDDKIDLLLTKFREQEELPSDSAPTPEPEEASCEQHFKDTYTRDNNGRYVVRLPFKAPPSSLGDSFAGAKRCLHQLLRRLSTNDSYRELYNEFLQEYETLSHMARATNMDSSRSRFYLPHHGVFRAHSTTTKFRVVFNGSFKTTSGVSINDILHTGAKLQQDTVDVLLWIRRHRLIFTTDVTKMFRQIAVHPDVWALQQILWVDPNNQVVPYYLTTVTYGLSCAPFLAIRVMLQLVEDEGHDFPLAISPLTKGRYVDDIFGGAETLQDLQETARQLQEICQRGCFPLQKWSANVKDALRYVTSESRTDAVSINSEDPNLKFLGLEWNSTEDNFKFTLQTSFHQDVTKRTVLSETESLFDRLGFISPITVKAKAFLQELWLAKLHWDDKLPVQLQEKWLRFQASLSDLSLISLPRWLDLSSTSKVELHGFSDASMLAIVAAVYLRSTSADGTTTVTLVCSKTKVTPLKRLTIPKLELSAALLLAKLM from the coding sequence ATGGCCGCTTCGATCAATATTCTTGGAATCGGGAGTCGGTCTGCGGGCCGTACGCGGGGAGCTGCCACCGTCACCCTATCTTCAATCTATGATTCAACTTCAAACTTCAAGGTGACTGCGTTTGTTCTCAACATTCTCACTCCAACGCTCCCCTCGTTCACGACTTCAATCCAATGGGAACATCTTCGAGGACTTCTTCTAGCCGATCCAGACTTCTCAAGACCAGGACCAATCGACGTCATCATCGGAGCTGACTCGTATGGTCTCTTGGTCGAGCCGGAAATTATCAGGGGTCGAACCACTGAACCTATCGCCCAACGAACACTTCTTGGATGGATCGTACTCGGTCCGGTCAACGATTCTACTTCAAGTTCGGTTCGCGTTCAGCACACTTCAATCGACGACAAGATCGATTTGTTGCTCACGAAGTTCCGGGAACAAGAGGAACTTCCTTCGGATTCGGCCCCTACACCCGAGCCGGAAGAGGCGTCTTGCGAACAACACTTCAAGGACACGTATACGAGAGACAACAACGGTCGTTACGTGGTTCGGCTTCCCTTTAAGGCACCTCCGTCTTCTCTCGGAGATTCGTTTGCTGGCGCAAAACGTTGCCTTCATCAACTTCTTCGGCGGCTCTCGACGAACGATTCGTATCGCGAGCTCTACAACGAATTCCTTCAAGAATACGAAACGCTATCGCACATGGCTCGCGCGACCAACATGGACTCTTCAAGATCACGATTCTACCTTCCGCATCACGGCGTCTTTCGCGCCCACAGCACCACAACGAAATTTCGCGTCGTCTTCAATGGATCCTTCAAAACGACAAGCGGCGTGTCGATCAACGATATTCTTCACACCGGGGCCAAACTTCAACAAGACACCGTCGACGTTCTTCTATGGATTAGACGCCATCGCTTAATCTTCACGACGGACGTAACAAAGATGTTTCGACAAATCGCAGTCCACCCGGACGTCTGGGCTCTTCAACAAATCCTATGGGTCGACCCGAATAATCAAGTCGTTCCATATTATTTGACAACGGTGACTTACGGACTGAGCTGCGCTCCCTTCCTCGCCATCCGGGTCATGCTTCAACTCGTCGAAGACGAGGGTCACGACTTCCCGTTGGCTATCTCGCCCTTGACCAAGGGAAGATATGTCGATGATATCTTCGGGGGCGCTGAGACCCTTCAAGACCTTCAAGAGACTGCAAGGCAACTTCAAGAAATCTGTCAGCGCGGCTGCTTTCCACTTCAAAAGTGGTCAGCCAACGTAAAGGACGCCCTTCGATACGTCACTTCAGAGTCCCGAACGGACGCGGTCTCGATCAATTCGGAAGATCCCAACCTCAAATTTCTCGGCCTCGAGTGGAATTCGACCGAGGACAACTTCAAGTTCACACTTCAGACATCTTTCCATCAAGACGTTACAAAAAGGACCGTTCTTTCGGAGACGGAGTCGTTATTCGACCGGTTGGGCTTCATTTCACCGATCACAGTCAAAGCGAAGGCTTTCCTGCAAGAACTGTGGTTGGCAAAGCTTCATTGGGATGACAAACTGCCGGTGCAACTTCAGGAAAAATGGCTTCGGTTTCAAGCGAGTTTGAGTGACCTCTCACTCATCTCTCTTCCCCGGTGGCTTGATCTTTCATCAACATCCAAGGTGGAACTTCACGGATTCTCAGATGCTTCGATGCTCGCTATAGTAGCAGCGGTTTATCTTCGATCGACGTCGGCCGATGGGACAACAACCGTCACCCTCGTCTGTTCGAAGACCAAGGTTACACCTCTCAAGCGACTCACGATACCGAAACTTGAGTTGTCGGCAGCCCTTCTACTGGCAAAATTGATGTAA